One window of the Bos indicus isolate NIAB-ARS_2022 breed Sahiwal x Tharparkar chromosome 15, NIAB-ARS_B.indTharparkar_mat_pri_1.0, whole genome shotgun sequence genome contains the following:
- the LOC109569446 gene encoding olfactory receptor 51M1-like: MPAQYPLHPHMVLLSNLTQFSPMLYLTGFPGLETIEHWIFIFFFLMYLVAISGNCFILIIIKTSPRLHTAMYYLLSFLAFTDLGLSVSTLPTTVGIFWFKSHGIYFGACQIQMFCIHSFSFMESSVLLVMSFDRFVAICYPLRYSVIITGQRVVRAGLVVILRGPIATVPIVFLLKTFPYCGSRVLSHSFCLHQEVIHLACTDTTFNNLYGLILVMSTVMLDLVLIALSYGVILHTVARLASKEERLRAFQTCTSHLCAVLVFFVPMVGLSLIHRFGKHAPLAVHLFMANVYLFVPPMLNPIIYSIKTKEIRHAISKFLGLRKANVES, encoded by the coding sequence ATGCCAGCCCAGTATCCCCTCCATCCTCACATGGTGCTCCTGTCCAACCTCACGCAGTTCAGCCCCATGCTCTACCTCACTGGCTTTCCCGGATTGGAAACCATCGAGCACTGGatcttcatcttctttttccttatgTACCTCGTGGCCATCTCAGGCAACTGCTTCATTCTGATCATTATTAAGACCAGCCCTCGCTTGCACACAGCCATGTACTATCTACTCTCCTTTCTGGCCTTCACTGACCTGGGCCTGTCGGTATCCACCTTGCCCACTACTGTGGGAATCTTTTGGTTCAAATCCCATGGCATCTACTTTGGAGCCTGCCAAATCCAGATGTTCTGTATCCACTCGTTTTCCTTCATGGAGTCCTCAGTGCTCCTTGTTATGTCCTTTGATCGGTTTGTGGCCATCTGTTATCCCCTGAGGTACTCAGTCATTATCACTGGCCAGCGAGTGGTCAGGGCAGGCCTGGTTGTCATCCTGCGGGGCCCTATAGCCACTGTACCCATTGTTTTTCTCCTGAAGACTTTTCCTTACTGTGGGTCTAGAGTCCTCTCCCACTCTTTCTGCCTGCACCAGGAGGTGATACACTTGGCCTGCACAGACACCACCTTCAACAACCTGTACGGGCTGATACTGGTGATGTCAACTGTGATGCTGGACCTGGTGCTCATTGCACTGTCCTACGGGGTCATCCTGCACACAGTGGCAAGACTGGCCTCCAAAGAGGAGCGGCTCCGAGCCTTCCAAACATGCACCTCACACCTCTGTGCTGTGCTGGTATTCTTTGTGCCCATGGTGGGACTGTCCCTGATACATCGCTTTGGGAAACATGCCCCACTTGCTGTCCACCTTTTTATGGCTAATGTCTACCTCTTTGTGCCTCCCATGCTTAATCCAATCATATACAGTATTAAAACCAAGGAGATCCGCCATGCCATCAGCAAGTTCCTGGGTCTTAGAAAGGCCAATGTTGAGTCATGA